A single Tissierella sp. DNA region contains:
- a CDS encoding ABC transporter ATP-binding protein — protein MENVIVSTNKLCKTFSNGGIQQHVLKNLDIEIFEGDFTIIMGSSGAGKSTLLYALSGMDKPTLGSIKFYDKEITKLSNDKLAVFRRGNCGFVFQQMFLLDNMSILDNILVSGLLLSKDRKKITARAKDYLTQVGLDESIWRKFPTQLSGGEVQRAAIVRALINQPKVVFADEPTGSLNSAAGKSVLDLLTEVNQKGQSVIMVTHDLKSAIRGNRILYMRDGVIHGVCDLGKYRSDDLDRHTKLQNFLTEMGW, from the coding sequence ATGGAAAATGTAATCGTATCAACTAATAAGCTTTGCAAGACATTTTCAAACGGAGGAATTCAGCAGCATGTACTAAAGAACCTAGATATTGAAATATTTGAAGGAGATTTTACTATTATAATGGGGTCATCAGGGGCAGGAAAATCTACCCTTCTATATGCATTATCAGGTATGGATAAACCAACATTAGGTTCCATAAAGTTCTACGATAAAGAAATTACTAAGTTATCCAATGATAAGCTGGCAGTTTTTAGGAGAGGCAATTGTGGATTTGTTTTTCAGCAAATGTTTCTTTTGGATAATATGAGTATATTAGACAACATCCTTGTCAGTGGCTTGCTTCTAAGTAAGGACAGAAAGAAAATTACAGCAAGGGCAAAGGATTATCTCACACAAGTTGGCCTTGATGAAAGCATATGGAGGAAATTTCCTACACAACTGTCAGGAGGAGAGGTTCAACGAGCTGCAATCGTCCGTGCATTGATTAATCAACCAAAGGTGGTCTTTGCGGATGAACCTACAGGTTCCCTTAATTCAGCTGCAGGAAAATCAGTTCTTGATCTGCTTACTGAGGTAAATCAGAAGGGACAAAGTGTTATTATGGTTACCCACGATTTGAAATCTGCAATAAGGGGAAACAGGATTTTATATATGCGTGACGGCGTTATTCATGGGGTTTGTGATTTAGGAAAGTATAGAAGCGATGATTTAGATAGGCATACTAAACTCCAAAATTTCCTAACTGAAATGGGGTGGTAA
- a CDS encoding indolepyruvate oxidoreductase subunit beta: MAKSLLLVGVGGQGTILVSKILSEGLLEEGYDVKMSEIHGMAQRGGSVTTQIIFGDKVYSPTINKGEADVLVSFEKLEAARYVPLLKKGGTLIVNEEEMYPLPVLGGLEKYPDGIMEELKDKIEKVISINARVIAEELGEPRSQNIVMLGLIVKALGLENIDWKSKIMKFLPERVHEVNIKAFERGINV, from the coding sequence TTGGCAAAATCTTTACTTTTAGTAGGTGTAGGAGGTCAAGGTACGATTTTAGTATCTAAGATATTATCAGAAGGTCTTCTAGAAGAGGGTTATGATGTAAAAATGTCAGAAATCCATGGAATGGCGCAAAGAGGCGGTAGTGTAACTACTCAAATTATATTCGGTGATAAGGTATATTCTCCAACTATTAACAAAGGTGAAGCAGATGTATTGGTATCCTTTGAGAAGCTTGAAGCAGCTAGATATGTACCATTGCTTAAGAAGGGTGGAACTTTAATAGTTAATGAAGAAGAAATGTATCCATTACCAGTCCTTGGAGGACTTGAAAAATATCCTGATGGGATAATGGAAGAATTAAAAGATAAAATAGAAAAGGTAATATCCATAAATGCAAGGGTAATAGCTGAAGAACTTGGGGAACCAAGGTCACAAAACATTGTAATGCTTGGACTTATAGTCAAGGCTTTAGGATTAGAAAACATAGATTGGAAGAGTAAGATAATGAAATTCCTTCCAGAGAGAGTACATGAAGTTAATATCAAAGCCTTTGAAAGAGGGATAAATGTCTAA
- the iorA gene encoding indolepyruvate ferredoxin oxidoreductase subunit alpha: MKKLLTGNEAIARGTYEAGCLVASAYPGTPSTEILENISQYEEIYSEWSTNEKVALEVGAGASIAGARALVAMKHVGLNVAADPLFTIAYEGVNGGLVVITADEPGMHSSQNEQDNRLFAPHAKVAMVEPSDSQECKDFIKHAFEISEEFDTPVLFKVTTRVCHSKGTVELGSRVEVGIKEYVKNPKKYIMTPANAKTKHLEMEETRIPRLMEYSNNSPLNKIEWNDRKIGIITSGAAYLHAKEVFGDTVSYLKVGFSWPLPDKLFREFAEGVDKLYIIEENEPYMEQFIKAMGIECIGKEIFSVCGEINPQIIREAILGEKVEEGYKLDIEVPSRPPALCAGCPHRGIFYALSKHKNKIVVTSDIGCYTLGSAPPLATGDTVICMGAGITAGIGFDKVNQMADRGKKTFGIVGDSTFFHSGMTGLVNAVYNKSNMVVVILDNRITAMTGHQENPGTGKSLSGVEAPQIDIEGLVKAIGIKESNIRVIDPYDMDANANAINDALVATEPFVIITKQPCALIKDVQKRRANLYCQVNQDKCKKCKTCLRIGCPAISMKDNVVSMDTSMCNGCTVCLQVCPFKAIESFGEEVI, from the coding sequence ATGAAAAAGCTTTTAACAGGTAACGAAGCAATTGCAAGAGGAACCTATGAAGCCGGGTGTTTAGTTGCGTCTGCATATCCAGGTACGCCAAGCACTGAAATTCTTGAAAACATCTCACAATACGAAGAAATCTATTCAGAATGGTCCACTAATGAGAAAGTAGCTCTTGAAGTTGGAGCAGGGGCTTCCATAGCTGGTGCTAGGGCATTAGTAGCCATGAAACATGTTGGATTAAATGTTGCAGCAGATCCATTGTTCACTATTGCATATGAAGGAGTAAATGGTGGATTAGTTGTTATTACAGCTGATGAACCAGGTATGCATAGTTCTCAAAATGAACAAGATAATAGATTGTTTGCACCTCATGCAAAGGTAGCCATGGTAGAACCATCTGATAGTCAAGAATGCAAGGATTTTATAAAACATGCCTTTGAAATATCAGAAGAATTTGATACTCCTGTATTATTTAAAGTAACTACAAGAGTTTGCCATAGTAAGGGTACTGTAGAATTAGGTAGTAGAGTAGAAGTTGGAATTAAAGAATATGTGAAGAATCCTAAGAAATACATAATGACACCAGCAAATGCTAAGACTAAACATTTGGAAATGGAAGAAACTAGAATTCCAAGGCTTATGGAATATTCTAATAATAGTCCATTGAATAAAATAGAATGGAATGACAGAAAAATAGGAATTATAACATCTGGGGCTGCATATCTTCATGCAAAGGAAGTATTTGGAGATACAGTTTCATATTTAAAAGTAGGTTTTAGCTGGCCATTACCAGATAAATTATTTAGAGAGTTTGCAGAAGGTGTGGACAAGTTATATATCATAGAAGAAAATGAACCTTATATGGAACAATTTATTAAAGCTATGGGAATAGAATGTATCGGTAAAGAAATATTCTCAGTTTGTGGTGAGATAAACCCACAAATTATTAGAGAAGCAATATTAGGCGAAAAAGTAGAAGAAGGATATAAGTTAGATATAGAAGTACCATCAAGACCACCAGCATTATGTGCAGGATGTCCACATAGAGGTATATTCTATGCATTATCCAAACATAAAAATAAAATTGTAGTTACATCTGATATAGGATGCTATACTTTAGGCTCTGCCCCACCATTAGCTACTGGAGATACAGTAATATGTATGGGTGCTGGAATAACTGCAGGTATTGGTTTTGATAAGGTTAACCAAATGGCAGATAGAGGCAAGAAAACCTTTGGAATAGTAGGAGATTCGACATTCTTCCACTCTGGTATGACTGGATTAGTTAATGCAGTATATAACAAGAGCAATATGGTAGTTGTAATTTTGGACAATAGAATTACAGCAATGACAGGTCATCAGGAAAACCCAGGTACAGGAAAGAGTTTATCTGGAGTAGAAGCACCACAAATAGATATAGAAGGCTTAGTTAAAGCCATAGGAATAAAAGAATCAAATATAAGGGTTATAGATCCATATGATATGGATGCGAATGCAAATGCAATTAATGATGCCCTAGTAGCCACTGAGCCATTTGTAATCATTACAAAGCAGCCTTGTGCACTTATTAAAGATGTACAAAAGAGAAGAGCAAATCTATATTGCCAAGTAAATCAAGATAAATGTAAAAAATGTAAGACTTGTCTAAGAATAGGCTGTCCAGCAATATCTATGAAGGACAATGTGGTTAGCATGGATACTTCAATGTGTAATGGCTGTACAGTATGTCTACAAGTATGTCCATTTAAAGCTATAGAATCTTTTGGGGAAGAGGTGATTTAA
- a CDS encoding DNA starvation/stationary phase protection protein, producing the protein MKHIDLLQKYLSNLAVLNIKFHNIHWNVVGTQFVQVHEFTEGLYDKLFGNLDEVAELLKMKNIMPLSTMAEYLEKSDIEEIKAKDFSIKESLEIVKKDLESMKTLATEIRNTADEEGDFETVAIFEDYVADYSKNIWFINSILK; encoded by the coding sequence TTGAAACATATAGATTTATTACAAAAGTATTTATCAAATTTAGCTGTATTAAATATTAAATTCCACAATATTCACTGGAATGTAGTAGGTACTCAATTCGTTCAAGTTCATGAGTTTACTGAAGGACTATATGACAAATTGTTTGGAAACTTAGATGAAGTTGCTGAATTATTAAAAATGAAAAATATAATGCCTTTATCAACTATGGCTGAATACCTGGAAAAATCTGATATTGAAGAAATCAAAGCAAAAGACTTTTCAATTAAGGAATCTCTAGAAATAGTTAAAAAAGATTTAGAATCTATGAAAACATTAGCAACTGAAATCAGAAATACAGCTGATGAAGAAGGAGACTTTGAAACTGTAGCTATATTTGAAGACTATGTAGCTGATTATAGCAAGAATATATGGTTTATTAATTCTATATTAAAATAA
- a CDS encoding FtsX-like permease family protein, translating into MKKIFMLSFANIRKSKGQAISLFIMFLVAGFLLNAGLLVFINFGNYFEKVAKNLNTSDAYYIVGMNLYNEKIDQYIKDNSNVSEMEKVDSLYAWGTIPYNDSVSEKVFVLYDKDAERNLSRWELVGDHLPTDSMSIYVPYVLKVDGGYKLDDKLEMKIEDTTITFTIKGFIEDVFFSSLDIGILGLYMPHETYENVRDILGNKYKGMVVFTNLVDSEKSLETGIRELIDQDKLTTSSVQSMDLSLVKNIRTMMAGMIAVMIVAFSVIIAIVCLIVIRFKISNNIEEDMTKIGSLKAIGYTSKQIIYTIALQFLLIALLGSVAGIGISYITIPVYSKIFESQSGLFWVQGFDSIISSVALSVVLLSVVIVTLISALRIRRLHPIVALRGGIITHNFTKSYFPLDRSKGNLNTNLAFKSIFQNIKQSLMIVVILTAVSFASTFAVMMFYNSVINTKAFSEVPGVELSNVIVVLDHNTNNEKMVKDIESLKDVRKVQFLDQTIVKINNNTTAAAVMDDYSKKETNSVYEGRYPIHSNEVVLSGELAEKLEKNIGDTVILGFDNREEEFMVTGLSQGMNMGPLKVTMRYDGIIKLNPNFKQENLQIYLNKDVNTVEFINKLKDSYGDLAMTLIDVDESMEQGMGVYITIVSKVGFAILVITIAIVIFVLYLIISSAIIRRKRELGIQKALGFTTLQLMNQISIGFMPPIIMGVIIGTIGGMTQGNGVMSIGMKAMSVMKPNFIVNKLWTISFSIAIVIVSYLTSMLITYSIRKISAYELISE; encoded by the coding sequence ATGAAGAAAATATTTATGTTAAGTTTTGCAAATATCCGAAAATCTAAAGGGCAGGCTATATCACTTTTCATAATGTTTTTAGTCGCGGGATTTTTGTTAAATGCAGGTCTACTAGTATTTATTAACTTTGGAAACTATTTTGAGAAGGTTGCTAAAAATCTTAATACTTCAGATGCCTATTATATTGTAGGAATGAACCTATACAATGAAAAGATAGATCAATATATAAAAGACAACTCTAATGTTAGTGAAATGGAAAAAGTAGATTCTTTATATGCTTGGGGAACTATTCCTTATAATGACAGTGTAAGTGAAAAGGTATTTGTTTTATATGATAAAGATGCAGAAAGAAATCTATCTAGATGGGAATTAGTAGGCGACCATTTGCCAACAGATTCTATGTCAATCTATGTTCCTTATGTATTAAAGGTTGATGGTGGATATAAGTTAGATGATAAACTTGAAATGAAAATTGAGGATACAACGATTACCTTTACAATAAAAGGATTTATAGAAGATGTATTCTTCAGCTCACTAGATATAGGCATTTTAGGACTTTATATGCCCCATGAAACCTATGAAAATGTAAGGGATATATTAGGTAATAAATATAAGGGAATGGTTGTTTTTACTAATCTTGTTGATAGTGAAAAGTCACTTGAGACAGGAATTAGAGAGTTAATTGACCAGGATAAATTAACCACATCATCAGTTCAAAGCATGGATTTATCACTGGTGAAGAATATTCGCACAATGATGGCAGGTATGATAGCAGTAATGATAGTAGCTTTTTCTGTTATTATAGCAATTGTTTGCTTGATTGTTATTAGATTTAAAATCAGCAATAATATAGAAGAGGATATGACTAAAATAGGCTCATTAAAGGCCATAGGTTATACTAGCAAACAAATTATATACACTATTGCCTTACAATTTCTTCTAATTGCATTGCTTGGTAGTGTAGCAGGAATAGGTATATCCTATATTACGATTCCTGTATACTCTAAGATTTTTGAAAGTCAATCGGGATTGTTTTGGGTGCAAGGTTTTGACAGCATAATCAGTAGTGTGGCTTTGAGTGTGGTCTTATTGTCAGTAGTAATAGTTACTTTAATTAGCGCTCTTCGTATTCGTAGACTTCATCCTATAGTGGCCTTAAGAGGTGGTATAATAACTCATAATTTCACTAAAAGTTATTTTCCCCTTGATAGATCAAAGGGTAATTTAAATACGAATCTTGCCTTTAAGTCAATATTTCAAAATATAAAGCAAAGCTTAATGATAGTAGTTATACTTACAGCTGTATCCTTTGCTAGCACATTTGCAGTAATGATGTTTTACAATTCAGTAATAAATACTAAGGCATTTAGTGAGGTGCCAGGAGTTGAGCTTTCAAATGTTATTGTAGTATTGGATCACAATACTAATAATGAAAAAATGGTAAAGGATATTGAAAGCTTAAAAGATGTAAGGAAAGTTCAATTTTTAGACCAGACTATTGTAAAAATAAATAATAATACCACTGCTGCTGCTGTTATGGATGATTATTCTAAGAAGGAAACTAATTCAGTTTATGAGGGCAGATATCCTATTCATAGTAATGAAGTAGTTCTTTCCGGGGAATTGGCAGAAAAGCTTGAAAAAAACATTGGTGATACTGTTATACTAGGATTTGATAATAGGGAAGAGGAGTTTATGGTTACAGGTTTATCTCAAGGAATGAATATGGGACCACTGAAGGTGACTATGAGATATGACGGTATAATTAAACTAAATCCCAATTTTAAACAGGAAAATCTTCAGATTTATTTAAATAAAGATGTAAATACTGTTGAGTTTATTAATAAGCTTAAAGATTCATATGGAGATCTTGCTATGACATTAATAGATGTAGATGAAAGCATGGAACAAGGTATGGGAGTTTATATTACCATTGTTTCAAAGGTTGGATTTGCAATTTTAGTTATAACAATAGCAATAGTCATCTTTGTTCTATATCTTATTATTAGTTCAGCTATTATACGAAGAAAAAGGGAATTAGGGATACAAAAAGCTCTTGGTTTTACAACATTACAACTTATGAACCAGATATCAATAGGTTTTATGCCGCCCATAATCATGGGGGTAATCATAGGAACCATAGGTGGAATGACTCAGGGAAATGGAGTTATGTCAATAGGAATGAAGGCAATGAGTGTTATGAAGCCAAACTTCATTGTTAATAAATTATGGACCATCTCTTTTAGTATTGCAATTGTAATTGTATCCTATCTTACATCAATGCTTATTACCTATAGTATTCGTAAGATATCAGCATATGAATTAATAAGCGAGTAA
- a CDS encoding GGDEF domain-containing protein yields MKTRFKSIFSLFLPFALIIFAYVFFTKTNTMSEAQLDIIRFSPYGIFIVGLAIAFKFNRSREFFVIIVLSLCLISIDYIQSPLTTTVEVSHIYAIISLAIPMNIAIFAFLKERGILSLWGIIRIVFIISQLFFALWLIYSGEINISNLINGRIILVNEDSLNQISQISIFLFLITFIILVIRQAMKNNSQEVSFIAVLGALFYMIYSNNPMIYSIFFTISGIILIISIIQDSYYMAFTDELTGLPSRRALKQDMMKLGVNYSIAMLDIDHFKKFNDTYGHDIGDEVLRLVASIIRDVNGGGRSYRYGGEEFTILFSGRGIKEVLPHIEELREKIEKRGFIVRSKNRPKNKPKNKSKSSKSGKQVKITVSIGVSQKNEKDKVPEDVLKSADKALYRAKKKGRNMVSK; encoded by the coding sequence ATGAAGACTAGATTTAAAAGTATTTTTTCTTTATTTCTACCATTTGCTTTAATCATATTTGCATATGTTTTTTTTACAAAGACTAATACAATGTCTGAAGCTCAACTAGACATTATAAGGTTTTCTCCATATGGTATATTCATTGTGGGATTGGCTATCGCTTTTAAATTCAATCGTAGTAGAGAGTTTTTTGTCATAATAGTCCTTAGCCTATGTTTAATATCCATTGATTATATACAAAGTCCTCTTACTACAACTGTAGAGGTTAGTCATATTTATGCAATAATTTCTTTAGCAATCCCTATGAATATTGCTATATTTGCTTTTTTAAAGGAAAGAGGAATATTGAGTTTGTGGGGAATTATTCGTATAGTATTTATTATTTCACAGTTATTTTTTGCACTTTGGCTAATATATTCAGGAGAAATAAATATTTCTAATTTGATCAATGGAAGAATAATACTTGTGAATGAAGACTCATTAAACCAAATATCTCAAATATCAATATTCTTGTTTTTAATAACTTTTATAATACTAGTTATTAGACAAGCTATGAAAAATAACTCACAGGAAGTTTCTTTTATAGCAGTACTGGGAGCATTATTTTATATGATATATAGCAATAATCCAATGATTTATTCAATATTTTTTACAATATCAGGAATTATCCTTATAATTTCAATAATACAAGATTCTTACTATATGGCATTTACTGATGAGCTTACAGGACTTCCTTCCCGTAGGGCCCTTAAGCAGGATATGATGAAATTAGGGGTTAATTATTCTATTGCTATGCTGGATATTGATCATTTTAAGAAATTTAACGATACTTATGGACATGATATAGGAGATGAAGTTTTACGACTAGTTGCTTCAATTATAAGAGATGTAAATGGTGGAGGAAGATCTTATCGCTATGGTGGAGAAGAATTTACCATATTATTTTCAGGTAGAGGCATAAAAGAAGTTCTTCCACATATTGAAGAACTTAGAGAGAAGATTGAAAAAAGAGGTTTTATAGTAAGGAGTAAAAATAGACCAAAGAACAAGCCTAAAAATAAAAGCAAAAGCTCCAAATCTGGAAAACAAGTTAAGATAACAGTGAGCATTGGGGTATCTCAAAAGAATGAGAAAGATAAAGTTCCTGAGGATGTATTAAAATCTGCAGATAAAGCTTTGTATCGTGCAAAGAAAAAAGGAAGAAATATGGTTAGTAAATAA
- a CDS encoding nucleoside hydrolase → MDRPIIIDCDPGLDDSIAIIAAEKIQDINIIGITTVAGNACIENTSRNALNLLDTISWELPVVIGAGNPLIRERRLSKKKTGLGEVVLEESTREFLDIDVSDYIYEQAKKYNGDLEILALAPMTNISQAIIKYPELKSMIKSITFMGGTTRQGNITPSAEFNMYIDPHAAEIVFESGIPLTMVGLDVTKKAFLSFEDISYFQFFNSLHSNLIGQLLQSIHNRECICGENAIEVHDLVALAVMVLPDIVKKKKFKTSIETNNKQNLGMLLFDYRNISDEEKNIDIAVDIDVDAFIHWFKSLIC, encoded by the coding sequence ATGGATAGACCTATTATAATAGATTGTGATCCGGGGTTAGATGACTCTATAGCAATTATTGCTGCTGAAAAAATACAAGATATAAATATTATAGGAATCACAACTGTAGCAGGCAATGCTTGTATAGAAAATACAAGTAGAAATGCTTTAAATCTATTAGATACCATCTCCTGGGAATTACCTGTAGTTATAGGAGCAGGCAATCCCCTAATAAGGGAACGAAGATTATCAAAGAAAAAGACTGGTTTAGGTGAAGTGGTATTAGAGGAATCAACCAGGGAATTTTTAGATATAGATGTAAGTGATTATATTTATGAACAAGCAAAGAAGTATAATGGGGATCTGGAGATTCTTGCATTGGCACCCATGACAAACATTTCACAGGCTATAATTAAATATCCAGAACTAAAATCTATGATTAAATCCATAACTTTTATGGGTGGGACAACTAGGCAAGGTAATATTACACCATCGGCAGAATTTAATATGTATATTGACCCTCATGCAGCAGAAATAGTATTCGAATCAGGTATACCTCTTACTATGGTGGGCCTTGATGTGACAAAAAAGGCATTCTTATCTTTTGAAGATATTAGTTATTTTCAATTTTTCAATAGTCTTCATAGTAATTTAATTGGTCAGCTTCTTCAATCAATACACAATAGAGAATGTATATGCGGAGAAAATGCAATAGAAGTACATGACCTTGTTGCACTGGCTGTTATGGTATTGCCTGATATTGTAAAGAAGAAGAAGTTCAAGACATCCATAGAAACAAATAATAAGCAAAATCTAGGTATGCTATTATTTGATTATCGTAATATAAGTGATGAAGAGAAAAATATAGATATTGCAGTTGATATAGATGTTGATGCTTTTATACACTGGTTTAAATCTTTGATTTGTTAA
- a CDS encoding solute carrier family 23 protein — MANLKNNEVIGYLPDERPPVLELILFALQQIVVMFPATVLVALITGFHVSTTIFASGLATLAFIFITGKKIPLYYGSSFSYIAAIASIMSAEAFAGYSLNDKISIAQFGIVMSGFVSIIAGFIINKAGKDAIDRVLPPTVTGSIAMIIGLSLSANALSNASSIPAIVAESQKVFATNMAWIISIVTLLSTILYSVYLKGKLSQFPILFGLFTGYAVALVIGSITDIPFVTFTTIESASVFNLPIFTFPKASWAAVAAIMPIAIATIPESTAHIYQLDIYVNDVAKKKGSNKEYKIEDKLGLNLIGDGIGDIVSGLIGGPAGTNYGENISAMALSKNFSVPVLMLAAVITMIIACFTPLINIIYSIPTSVIGGLSIYLFGVIGAQGITIMIDKKVDMFESKNLAVIAVILIIGLGGTFNYPNSMIPLFGQEFPAIATAAVVGIILNLLLSLKSKKQIN, encoded by the coding sequence ATGGCTAATTTAAAAAACAATGAAGTAATCGGGTATTTACCTGATGAGCGTCCCCCCGTACTTGAATTAATTCTATTTGCATTACAACAAATAGTAGTTATGTTTCCAGCAACAGTTCTAGTTGCTCTTATAACAGGATTTCATGTTTCTACAACAATTTTTGCTAGTGGTCTAGCAACTCTTGCATTTATTTTTATAACAGGTAAGAAAATTCCCTTGTATTATGGATCAAGTTTTTCATATATAGCTGCAATAGCATCGATTATGAGTGCTGAAGCTTTCGCAGGATATTCATTAAATGATAAAATTTCAATAGCTCAATTCGGTATTGTAATGTCTGGATTTGTTTCAATAATTGCAGGCTTCATCATTAACAAAGCAGGTAAAGATGCAATAGATAGAGTACTACCACCTACTGTAACTGGTAGTATTGCCATGATAATAGGATTATCTTTATCAGCAAACGCATTATCAAATGCATCAAGTATACCAGCCATTGTAGCAGAATCACAGAAGGTATTTGCAACAAATATGGCATGGATAATATCAATAGTTACATTATTGTCCACTATTCTATACTCTGTATATTTAAAGGGTAAGCTTAGCCAATTTCCAATATTATTTGGACTTTTTACAGGATACGCGGTAGCCTTAGTTATAGGATCTATTACGGATATTCCCTTTGTTACATTTACTACCATAGAATCAGCTTCAGTATTTAATTTGCCAATATTCACCTTCCCTAAGGCAAGTTGGGCAGCTGTAGCAGCAATAATGCCCATAGCAATAGCAACAATACCTGAATCAACGGCACATATATATCAATTAGATATTTACGTAAATGACGTAGCTAAAAAGAAGGGCTCAAACAAGGAATATAAAATAGAGGACAAGCTTGGCTTAAACCTAATAGGTGATGGTATTGGTGATATAGTTTCAGGCCTAATAGGTGGACCAGCAGGTACAAATTATGGAGAGAATATTAGTGCAATGGCATTATCAAAGAATTTCTCAGTACCAGTATTAATGTTAGCAGCTGTAATTACTATGATTATTGCTTGTTTCACTCCACTAATTAACATAATTTACTCCATACCAACATCAGTAATAGGTGGACTTTCAATATATTTATTCGGTGTTATAGGAGCACAAGGTATAACAATTATGATTGATAAAAAAGTAGATATGTTTGAATCAAAAAATCTTGCAGTTATAGCAGTGATACTAATAATTGGACTAGGTGGCACATTTAACTACCCTAATAGCATGATTCCACTATTCGGTCAAGAATTTCCAGCAATAGCCACAGCTGCTGTGGTTGGGATTATTTTAAATCTACTGCTTTCTCTTAAAAGTAAAAAGCAAATAAACTAA
- a CDS encoding DUF1622 domain-containing protein — protein MIIEHFLEVIIPYITASLEAIGVFIIVIGAIRGVYRFVKNFVSINKQDVSIDFAKAMSLSLEFKLAAEIIKTVVVRTLDEFIILASVAILRVVLTFVLHWELKAASAEHGHEH, from the coding sequence GTGATAATTGAACATTTTTTGGAAGTGATAATACCTTATATTACGGCTTCCTTAGAAGCTATCGGAGTATTTATAATTGTAATAGGAGCAATTAGGGGAGTTTATAGGTTTGTTAAGAACTTTGTAAGTATTAATAAACAAGATGTGTCAATTGATTTTGCTAAGGCTATGTCATTGAGTTTAGAATTTAAATTAGCAGCAGAAATAATAAAAACGGTAGTGGTAAGAACATTAGACGAATTTATTATTTTAGCATCAGTTGCCATACTTCGAGTAGTACTTACTTTTGTACTACATTGGGAATTGAAGGCAGCAAGTGCTGAACATGGACATGAACATTAA
- a CDS encoding winged helix-turn-helix transcriptional regulator, whose amino-acid sequence MKSKISSGFEIVQDLIKLRWIPEILKSIHLGNKRYSDILTSIPYMSHTELNRKLAILLDRNVVEKINSGSDSYYSLKSFGKDLVHIFYHLEDLESKYFEQKYI is encoded by the coding sequence ATGAAAAGTAAAATTTCTAGTGGATTTGAAATAGTACAGGATTTAATTAAATTAAGATGGATACCAGAGATTTTAAAGTCTATTCATCTTGGAAATAAGCGATATAGTGATATATTAACTAGTATTCCATATATGAGTCATACAGAGCTAAATAGGAAATTAGCTATATTATTAGATAGAAATGTAGTAGAGAAAATAAACTCTGGAAGTGATAGTTATTACTCTTTGAAAAGTTTTGGTAAGGATTTAGTTCATATTTTTTATCACTTAGAAGATTTAGAGAGTAAATACTTTGAGCAAAAATATATATAA